Below is a window of Halolamina sp. CBA1230 DNA.
CTCGATGGGGACCGAGGGGATGCGCGCGTCGCTGATCTCGCGGGAGCTCATCGCCGACTCCGTCGAACTGGTGGCGTTCGGCGAGCGCCTCGACGCGCTGGTCACCGTCGCCGGCTGCGACAAGAACCTCCCCGGGATGCTGATGGCCGCGATCCGGACCGACCTGCCGAGCGTGTTCCTCTACGGCGGGTCGATCCTCCCGGGCGAGCACGAGGGGCGGGACGTGACCGTCCAGCACGTGTTCGAGGGCGTCGGCACGTACGCGCAGGGGGAGATGAGCCGCGAGGAGCTGGACGAGCTGGAGCGCAACGCCTGCCCCGGCGCCGGCTCCTGTGGCGGGATGTTCACCGCGAACACGATGGCCTCCATCAGCGAGGCGCTTGGGCTCGCGCCGCTGGGTAGCGCCTCCCCGCCCGCCGAGAGCGAGGGACGGACCGACGTCGCCGAGCGCGCGGGCGAACTCGCGCTCGACGCCGTCGAGCACGACCGCAAACCCTCCGACATCCTCAGCCGCGCGTCGTTCGAGAACGCCATCGCGGTCCAGGTCGCGATGGGCGGGTCGACGAACGCGGTGCTGCACCTGCTCGCGCTCGCGGGGGAGGCGGGGATCGACCTCACGATCGACGACTTCGACGAGATCAGCCGCCGCACGCCGAAGATCGTCAACCTCCAGCCCGGCGGCTCGCGGGTGATGAAGGACCTCCACGACGCCGGCGGCGTGCCGGTCGTGATCCGCCGGCTGGTCGAGGCGGGGCTGTTCGACGGCGACGCGATGACCGTCACGGGCCGGACGATCGCGGAGGAACTGCAGACGCTGGACCTGCCGGCCGACAGCACGCTCGACGACACCGACTTCGTCCACCCAGTCGACGATCCGTACCAGGAAGAGGGCGCGATCAAGATCCTGAAAGGGAACCTCGCGCCCGACGGCGCGGTGCTGAAAGTCACGGGCGACGACCAGTTCCACCACGAGGGGCCCGCACGGGTGTTCGAGAGCGAGGAGGACGCGATGCAGTACGTCCAGGAGGGCGGCATCGAGTCGGGCGACGTGATCGTGATCCGCAACGAGGGGCCCCGCGGCGGCCCCGGAATGCGCGAGATGCTGGGCGTCACGGCCGCCGTCGTCGGGCAGGGCCACGAGGACGACGTGGCGATGGTGACCGACGGCCGCTTCTCGGGTGCGACGCGCGGGCCGATGATCGGTCACGTCGCGCCGGAGTCGTTCGTCGGCGGGCCGCTCGGCGCGCTCGAGGACGGCGACCACGTCACCATC
It encodes the following:
- the ilvD gene encoding dihydroxy-acid dehydratase, with protein sequence MSRQDTRDREQGSGGEKPADLRSREVTEGAERAPHRAMFRAMGFDDEDLSSPMVGVANPAADVTPCNVHLDGVADGAIEGVDDAGGMPVEFGTITISDAISMGTEGMRASLISRELIADSVELVAFGERLDALVTVAGCDKNLPGMLMAAIRTDLPSVFLYGGSILPGEHEGRDVTVQHVFEGVGTYAQGEMSREELDELERNACPGAGSCGGMFTANTMASISEALGLAPLGSASPPAESEGRTDVAERAGELALDAVEHDRKPSDILSRASFENAIAVQVAMGGSTNAVLHLLALAGEAGIDLTIDDFDEISRRTPKIVNLQPGGSRVMKDLHDAGGVPVVIRRLVEAGLFDGDAMTVTGRTIAEELQTLDLPADSTLDDTDFVHPVDDPYQEEGAIKILKGNLAPDGAVLKVTGDDQFHHEGPARVFESEEDAMQYVQEGGIESGDVIVIRNEGPRGGPGMREMLGVTAAVVGQGHEDDVAMVTDGRFSGATRGPMIGHVAPESFVGGPLGALEDGDHVTIDIPDRSLDVDLPDEEIDRRLAEREPPEQAYTGGVLGKYGAQFGSAADGAVTNPGLTRDR